In one window of Falco cherrug isolate bFalChe1 chromosome 12, bFalChe1.pri, whole genome shotgun sequence DNA:
- the DNAI3 gene encoding dynein axonemal intermediate chain 3 isoform X7, which translates to MAGIGHPEIFPLFFTAKTQEIFNCRVDEDVTEENCFKFIKKEDIIQDLKTRATISDFHPVKKVVLEYPGEELLVVFDAKFQYGQNFYFVASEEAKENFVKPPETAEEKEEEIREETLEIHPYKPCIHKPWVSLGSEKEVEEESVKESVKKIKYMISRVRRKFGAPITFTDKNASHVKDSYIECMSYQEKTFSIKMLEKDVGIQMVPKIREASTQTKWTNPKNAATQYFPRQLSNKEKEESLSSEKLKEFLTSVHLRMEIALQQNEIMNAFFDDWKALAEDESSSGGKPDVCLKAYQTLTDLHYLKDRTISCVCWHPTIYGIIAVSARKRHSYKEQVNLSDKSLLQQSLILFWSSFDPIHPQLMLECPEDIYCFQFSPSDPNIIAGGCINGQVVLWDISQREEKLQNAKTFADGIKITAVNMPSLMQVQQSNTEPPLVRCCAVSSIQYSHKKPVTDIHWLPDYFKDNRMGATFENRAEICVQLVTCSPDCSILFWDIPVTKLPEQPSSEKVREEEFFYMSRDVPDTFKHLDLCWKPLIKINLCGSGASTEYGPVRISLRELHYHYKTPEKVPSLNTLEVPTRESPYTEMSTSSSKNLKALESISTSFSVGTEDGEIVYSDWKMEIDSDSAKPVSWKHTQKYTIHTETITTLQRSPFFKDIILSIGGRNFAIWKEEVTNGPILQSSCSAGRYTVGQWSLTRPGIFFLGRDDGNIDIWDILKKTHEPSHFQNISNSMITFISPWIASPKQHFLAASDDLGVLHVLEICQTLSHPSRNEHANILDYFEREVKYLKYREQEFQEYQEFEAKTELKQSWRHRSMTTLQKTREEMEEQENADYTVFLDLEKQLLMDLGQVKGQEILSSDA; encoded by the exons ATGGCTGGTATAG GCCACCCAGAaatctttcctttatttttcactgcaaagaCCCAAGAAATTTTTAATTGCCGAGTTGATGAAGatgtcacagaagaaaattgtttcaaatttattaaaaaagaggACATCATTCAGGACCTGAAAACAAGAGCTACAATTTCTGATTTCCACCCCGTCAAAAAAGTTGTCCTA gaATATCCAGGGGAAGAACTTTTGGTAGTTTTTGATGCAAAGTTCCAGTATGGGCAGAACTTTTACTTTGTTGCTTCTGAGGAAGCCAAGGAAAACTTTGTGAAG CCTccagaaactgcagaagaaaaagaagaagaaatcagaGAGGAAACTCTGGAAATCCATCCTTATAAGCCTTGTATCCACAAACCTTGGGTTTCTCTTGGCAGCGAAAAGGAAGTTGAAGAGGAATCTGTTAAAGAGAGTGTTAAAAAG ATTAAGTATATGATTTCTCGAGTACGCAGAAAGTTTGGTGCACCAATTACATTTACTGATAAGAATGCTTCACATGTAAAAGACAGTTACATTGAATGCATGTCCTATCAAGAAAAAACTTTCAGTattaaaatgcttgaaaaagaTGTGGGCATACAAATGGTTCCAAAAATAAGAGAAGCTAGTACTCAGACAAAATG GACCAATCCAAAAAATGCAGCCACGCAGTATTTTCCTAGACAGTTGtcaaacaaagagaaagaagagagtcTGTcatctgagaaactgaaagaatttCTTACTTCAGTACATTTAAG aatggaaattgcattgcagcaaaatgaaattatgaatGCTTTTTTTGATGACTGGAAGGCCCTAGCAGAAGATGAAAGCAGTTCTGGTGGCAAGCCAGATGTCTGTCTTAAAGCATACCAAACACTTACAGATCTGCACTATCTCAAGGACAGAACTATTAGCTGCGTTTGCTGGCATCCAACCATTTATG GGATTATAGCAGTGTCAGCAAGAAAGCGGCATTCTTACAAAGAGCAAGTTAACCTTTCTGACAAATCATTGCTGCAGCAGTCACTAATACTTTTTTGGAGTTCTTTTGACCCTATCCACCCTCAG ttaaTGTTGGAGTGTCCTGAAGACATTTACTGCTTTCAGTTCAGTCCCAGTGATCCAAATATTATTGCTGGTGGCTGCATCAACGGACAG GTTGTACTGTGGGATATTTCTCAGCgtgaagaaaagctgcaaaatgcaaaaactTTTGCTGATGGAATCAAGATAACAGCTGTTAATATG CCGTCACTTATGCAAGTCCAGCAGAGTAACACAGAGCCACCTCTAGTGAGATGCTGTGCAGTCTCTTCCATACAGTATAGTCATAAAAAACCAGTAACAGATATACATTGGCTCCCAGATTATTTTAAG gACAACCGAATGGGTGCtacttttgaaaacagagctgaaatttGCGTGCAGCTAGTAACCTGCTCTCCCGACTG CTCAATATTATTTTGGGATATTCCAGTCACCAAACTTCCTGAACAACCTTCATCTGAGAAAGTAAGagaagaggaatttttttatATGTCCCGTGATGTTCCAGACACTTTTAAACATCTAGATCTCTGCTGGAAGCCTCTCATAAAG aTAAACCTGTGTGGAAGCGGTGCCAGCACAGAGTACGGTCCCGTCAGAATTAGTTTAAGGGAACTACATTATCATTACAAAACTCcag AGAAGGTACCATCTCTGAACACACTAGAAGTACCCACCAGAGAGAGCCCATACACAGAGATGAGTACTTCCTCAAGCAAAAACCTGAAAGCGCTAGAGAGCATCTCCACCAGCTTTTCTGTTGGAACTGAA GATGGCGAAATTGTTTATTCCGactggaaaatggaaattgATAGTGACTCAGCAAAACCAGTTA GTTGGAAGCACACTCAGAAGTATACCATCCACACTGAAACTATCACCACTCTCCAGAGATCGccattttttaaagacatcaTTCTAAGCATTGGAGGCCGGAATTTTGCCATTTGGAAAGAAGAGGTTACA aatggACCAATCCTTCAGtcaagctgctctgcaggaagATACACTGTGGGACAATGGTCCTTAACAAGACCAGGAATTTTCTTCCTTGGCAGAGATGATGGAAATATAGATATTTGGGACATACTGAAGAAAACTCATGAGCCATCTCACTTCCAGAACATCTCCAATTCAATGATCACTTTCATCAGCCCCTGGATTGCCTCAC caaagcagcattttttagCTGCTTCTGATGACCTTGGAGTACTGCATGTTTTGGAAATTTGTCAGACACTAAGTCACCCTTCAAGGAATGAG CACGCCAACATACTTgattattttgaaagagaagtcAAATATCTGAAGTACCGTGAACAAGAATTTCAAGAGTATCAAGAGTTTGAAGCCAAAACAGAATTGAAACAGAGCTGGAGGCACAGA agtaTGActactctacagaaaacaagagaagagaTGGAGGAGCAAGAAAATGCAGACTATACTGTGTTTCTGGACCTGGAGAAGCAGTTACTAATGGATTTAGGACAAGTAAAGGGTCAAGAAATACTTTCCTCAGATGCTTAG
- the DNAI3 gene encoding dynein axonemal intermediate chain 3 isoform X5, protein MSENLISSETSSKGPKTSAKKQKGENKAKESSKGKRTQLGKKDEVDLSMAGIGHPEIFPLFFTAKTQEIFNCRVDEDVTEENCFKFIKKEDIIQDLKTRATISDFHPVKKVVLEYPGEELLVVFDAKFQYGQNFYFVASEEAKENFVKPPETAEEKEEEIREETLEIHPYKPCIHKPWVSLGSEKEVEEESVKESVKKIKYMISRVRRKFGAPITFTDKNASHVKDSYIECMSYQEKTFSIKMLEKDVGIQMVPKIREASTQTKWTNPKNAATQYFPRQLSNKEKEESLSSEKLKEFLTSVHLRMEIALQQNEIMNAFFDDWKALAEDESSSGGKPDVCLKAYQTLTDLHYLKDRTISCVCWHPTIYGIIAVSARKRHSYKEQVNLSDKSLLQQSLILFWSSFDPIHPQLMLECPEDIYCFQFSPSDPNIIAGGCINGQVVLWDISQREEKLQNAKTFADGIKITAVNMPSLMQVQQSNTEPPLVRCCAVSSIQYSHKKPVTDIHWLPDYFKDNRMGATFENRAEICVQLVTCSPDCSILFWDIPVTKLPEQPSSEKVREEEFFYMSRDVPDTFKHLDLCWKPLIKINLCGSGASTEYGPVRISLRELHYHYKTPEKVPSLNTLEVPTRESPYTEMSTSSSKNLKALESISTSFSVGTEDGEIVYSDWKMEIDSDSAKPVSWKHTQKYTIHTETITTLQRSPFFKDIILSIGGRNFAIWKEEVTNGPILQSSCSAGRYTVGQWSLTRPGIFFLGRDDGNIDIWDILKKTHEPSHFQNISNSMITFISPWIASPKQHFLAASDDLGVLHVLEICQTLSHPSRNEHANILDYFEREVKYLKYREQEFQEYQEFEAKTELKQSWRHRVRKQV, encoded by the exons atgtcagaaaatctCATATCCAGTGAGACCTCCTCAAAAGGTCCAAAAACCTcggcaaagaaacagaaaggtgAAAACAAAGCTAAGGAATCCTCAAAAGGAAAACGAACACAGCTTG GTAAAAAAGATGAAGTTGATCTTTCAATGGCTGGTATAG GCCACCCAGAaatctttcctttatttttcactgcaaagaCCCAAGAAATTTTTAATTGCCGAGTTGATGAAGatgtcacagaagaaaattgtttcaaatttattaaaaaagaggACATCATTCAGGACCTGAAAACAAGAGCTACAATTTCTGATTTCCACCCCGTCAAAAAAGTTGTCCTA gaATATCCAGGGGAAGAACTTTTGGTAGTTTTTGATGCAAAGTTCCAGTATGGGCAGAACTTTTACTTTGTTGCTTCTGAGGAAGCCAAGGAAAACTTTGTGAAG CCTccagaaactgcagaagaaaaagaagaagaaatcagaGAGGAAACTCTGGAAATCCATCCTTATAAGCCTTGTATCCACAAACCTTGGGTTTCTCTTGGCAGCGAAAAGGAAGTTGAAGAGGAATCTGTTAAAGAGAGTGTTAAAAAG ATTAAGTATATGATTTCTCGAGTACGCAGAAAGTTTGGTGCACCAATTACATTTACTGATAAGAATGCTTCACATGTAAAAGACAGTTACATTGAATGCATGTCCTATCAAGAAAAAACTTTCAGTattaaaatgcttgaaaaagaTGTGGGCATACAAATGGTTCCAAAAATAAGAGAAGCTAGTACTCAGACAAAATG GACCAATCCAAAAAATGCAGCCACGCAGTATTTTCCTAGACAGTTGtcaaacaaagagaaagaagagagtcTGTcatctgagaaactgaaagaatttCTTACTTCAGTACATTTAAG aatggaaattgcattgcagcaaaatgaaattatgaatGCTTTTTTTGATGACTGGAAGGCCCTAGCAGAAGATGAAAGCAGTTCTGGTGGCAAGCCAGATGTCTGTCTTAAAGCATACCAAACACTTACAGATCTGCACTATCTCAAGGACAGAACTATTAGCTGCGTTTGCTGGCATCCAACCATTTATG GGATTATAGCAGTGTCAGCAAGAAAGCGGCATTCTTACAAAGAGCAAGTTAACCTTTCTGACAAATCATTGCTGCAGCAGTCACTAATACTTTTTTGGAGTTCTTTTGACCCTATCCACCCTCAG ttaaTGTTGGAGTGTCCTGAAGACATTTACTGCTTTCAGTTCAGTCCCAGTGATCCAAATATTATTGCTGGTGGCTGCATCAACGGACAG GTTGTACTGTGGGATATTTCTCAGCgtgaagaaaagctgcaaaatgcaaaaactTTTGCTGATGGAATCAAGATAACAGCTGTTAATATG CCGTCACTTATGCAAGTCCAGCAGAGTAACACAGAGCCACCTCTAGTGAGATGCTGTGCAGTCTCTTCCATACAGTATAGTCATAAAAAACCAGTAACAGATATACATTGGCTCCCAGATTATTTTAAG gACAACCGAATGGGTGCtacttttgaaaacagagctgaaatttGCGTGCAGCTAGTAACCTGCTCTCCCGACTG CTCAATATTATTTTGGGATATTCCAGTCACCAAACTTCCTGAACAACCTTCATCTGAGAAAGTAAGagaagaggaatttttttatATGTCCCGTGATGTTCCAGACACTTTTAAACATCTAGATCTCTGCTGGAAGCCTCTCATAAAG aTAAACCTGTGTGGAAGCGGTGCCAGCACAGAGTACGGTCCCGTCAGAATTAGTTTAAGGGAACTACATTATCATTACAAAACTCcag AGAAGGTACCATCTCTGAACACACTAGAAGTACCCACCAGAGAGAGCCCATACACAGAGATGAGTACTTCCTCAAGCAAAAACCTGAAAGCGCTAGAGAGCATCTCCACCAGCTTTTCTGTTGGAACTGAA GATGGCGAAATTGTTTATTCCGactggaaaatggaaattgATAGTGACTCAGCAAAACCAGTTA GTTGGAAGCACACTCAGAAGTATACCATCCACACTGAAACTATCACCACTCTCCAGAGATCGccattttttaaagacatcaTTCTAAGCATTGGAGGCCGGAATTTTGCCATTTGGAAAGAAGAGGTTACA aatggACCAATCCTTCAGtcaagctgctctgcaggaagATACACTGTGGGACAATGGTCCTTAACAAGACCAGGAATTTTCTTCCTTGGCAGAGATGATGGAAATATAGATATTTGGGACATACTGAAGAAAACTCATGAGCCATCTCACTTCCAGAACATCTCCAATTCAATGATCACTTTCATCAGCCCCTGGATTGCCTCAC caaagcagcattttttagCTGCTTCTGATGACCTTGGAGTACTGCATGTTTTGGAAATTTGTCAGACACTAAGTCACCCTTCAAGGAATGAG CACGCCAACATACTTgattattttgaaagagaagtcAAATATCTGAAGTACCGTGAACAAGAATTTCAAGAGTATCAAGAGTTTGAAGCCAAAACAGAATTGAAACAGAGCTGGAGGCACAGAGTGAGAAAACA agtaTGA
- the DNAI3 gene encoding dynein axonemal intermediate chain 3 isoform X4: protein MSENLISSETSSKGPKTSAKKQKGENKAKESSKGKRTQLGKKDEVDLSMAGIGHPEIFPLFFTAKTQEIFNCRVDEDVTEENCFKFIKKEDIIQDLKTRATISDFHPVKKVVLEYPGEELLVVFDAKFQYGQNFYFVASEEAKENFVKPPETAEEKEEEIREETLEIHPYKPCIHKPWVSLGSEKEVEEESVKESVKKIKYMISRVRRKFGAPITFTDKNASHVKDSYIECMSYQEKTFSIKMLEKDVGIQMVPKIREASTQTKWTNPKNAATQYFPRQLSNKEKEESLSSEKLKEFLTSVHLRMEIALQQNEIMNAFFDDWKALAEDESSSGGKPDVCLKAYQTLTDLHYLKDRTISCVCWHPTIYGIIAVSARKRHSYKEQVNLSDKSLLQQSLILFWSSFDPIHPQLMLECPEDIYCFQFSPSDPNIIAGGCINGQVVLWDISQREEKLQNAKTFADGIKITAVNMPSLMQVQQSNTEPPLVRCCAVSSIQYSHKKPVTDIHWLPDYFKDNRMGATFENRAEICVQLVTCSPDCSILFWDIPVTKLPEQPSSEKVREEEFFYMSRDVPDTFKHLDLCWKPLIKINLCGSGASTEYGPVRISLRELHYHYKTPEKVPSLNTLEVPTRESPYTEMSTSSSKNLKALESISTSFSVGTEDGEIVYSDWKMEIDSDSAKPVSWKHTQKYTIHTETITTLQRSPFFKDIILSIGGRNFAIWKEEVTNGPILQSSCSAGRYTVGQWSLTRPGIFFLGRDDGNIDIWDILKKTHEPSHFQNISNSMITFISPWIASPKQHFLAASDDLGVLHVLEICQTLSHPSRNESMTTLQKTREEMEEQENADYTVFLDLEKQLLMDLGQVKGQEILSSDA, encoded by the exons atgtcagaaaatctCATATCCAGTGAGACCTCCTCAAAAGGTCCAAAAACCTcggcaaagaaacagaaaggtgAAAACAAAGCTAAGGAATCCTCAAAAGGAAAACGAACACAGCTTG GTAAAAAAGATGAAGTTGATCTTTCAATGGCTGGTATAG GCCACCCAGAaatctttcctttatttttcactgcaaagaCCCAAGAAATTTTTAATTGCCGAGTTGATGAAGatgtcacagaagaaaattgtttcaaatttattaaaaaagaggACATCATTCAGGACCTGAAAACAAGAGCTACAATTTCTGATTTCCACCCCGTCAAAAAAGTTGTCCTA gaATATCCAGGGGAAGAACTTTTGGTAGTTTTTGATGCAAAGTTCCAGTATGGGCAGAACTTTTACTTTGTTGCTTCTGAGGAAGCCAAGGAAAACTTTGTGAAG CCTccagaaactgcagaagaaaaagaagaagaaatcagaGAGGAAACTCTGGAAATCCATCCTTATAAGCCTTGTATCCACAAACCTTGGGTTTCTCTTGGCAGCGAAAAGGAAGTTGAAGAGGAATCTGTTAAAGAGAGTGTTAAAAAG ATTAAGTATATGATTTCTCGAGTACGCAGAAAGTTTGGTGCACCAATTACATTTACTGATAAGAATGCTTCACATGTAAAAGACAGTTACATTGAATGCATGTCCTATCAAGAAAAAACTTTCAGTattaaaatgcttgaaaaagaTGTGGGCATACAAATGGTTCCAAAAATAAGAGAAGCTAGTACTCAGACAAAATG GACCAATCCAAAAAATGCAGCCACGCAGTATTTTCCTAGACAGTTGtcaaacaaagagaaagaagagagtcTGTcatctgagaaactgaaagaatttCTTACTTCAGTACATTTAAG aatggaaattgcattgcagcaaaatgaaattatgaatGCTTTTTTTGATGACTGGAAGGCCCTAGCAGAAGATGAAAGCAGTTCTGGTGGCAAGCCAGATGTCTGTCTTAAAGCATACCAAACACTTACAGATCTGCACTATCTCAAGGACAGAACTATTAGCTGCGTTTGCTGGCATCCAACCATTTATG GGATTATAGCAGTGTCAGCAAGAAAGCGGCATTCTTACAAAGAGCAAGTTAACCTTTCTGACAAATCATTGCTGCAGCAGTCACTAATACTTTTTTGGAGTTCTTTTGACCCTATCCACCCTCAG ttaaTGTTGGAGTGTCCTGAAGACATTTACTGCTTTCAGTTCAGTCCCAGTGATCCAAATATTATTGCTGGTGGCTGCATCAACGGACAG GTTGTACTGTGGGATATTTCTCAGCgtgaagaaaagctgcaaaatgcaaaaactTTTGCTGATGGAATCAAGATAACAGCTGTTAATATG CCGTCACTTATGCAAGTCCAGCAGAGTAACACAGAGCCACCTCTAGTGAGATGCTGTGCAGTCTCTTCCATACAGTATAGTCATAAAAAACCAGTAACAGATATACATTGGCTCCCAGATTATTTTAAG gACAACCGAATGGGTGCtacttttgaaaacagagctgaaatttGCGTGCAGCTAGTAACCTGCTCTCCCGACTG CTCAATATTATTTTGGGATATTCCAGTCACCAAACTTCCTGAACAACCTTCATCTGAGAAAGTAAGagaagaggaatttttttatATGTCCCGTGATGTTCCAGACACTTTTAAACATCTAGATCTCTGCTGGAAGCCTCTCATAAAG aTAAACCTGTGTGGAAGCGGTGCCAGCACAGAGTACGGTCCCGTCAGAATTAGTTTAAGGGAACTACATTATCATTACAAAACTCcag AGAAGGTACCATCTCTGAACACACTAGAAGTACCCACCAGAGAGAGCCCATACACAGAGATGAGTACTTCCTCAAGCAAAAACCTGAAAGCGCTAGAGAGCATCTCCACCAGCTTTTCTGTTGGAACTGAA GATGGCGAAATTGTTTATTCCGactggaaaatggaaattgATAGTGACTCAGCAAAACCAGTTA GTTGGAAGCACACTCAGAAGTATACCATCCACACTGAAACTATCACCACTCTCCAGAGATCGccattttttaaagacatcaTTCTAAGCATTGGAGGCCGGAATTTTGCCATTTGGAAAGAAGAGGTTACA aatggACCAATCCTTCAGtcaagctgctctgcaggaagATACACTGTGGGACAATGGTCCTTAACAAGACCAGGAATTTTCTTCCTTGGCAGAGATGATGGAAATATAGATATTTGGGACATACTGAAGAAAACTCATGAGCCATCTCACTTCCAGAACATCTCCAATTCAATGATCACTTTCATCAGCCCCTGGATTGCCTCAC caaagcagcattttttagCTGCTTCTGATGACCTTGGAGTACTGCATGTTTTGGAAATTTGTCAGACACTAAGTCACCCTTCAAGGAATGAG agtaTGActactctacagaaaacaagagaagagaTGGAGGAGCAAGAAAATGCAGACTATACTGTGTTTCTGGACCTGGAGAAGCAGTTACTAATGGATTTAGGACAAGTAAAGGGTCAAGAAATACTTTCCTCAGATGCTTAG